One genomic region from Chthonomonas calidirosea T49 encodes:
- a CDS encoding redoxin family protein, with protein sequence MMSRRASLGLIGTALALGIGAWFFTNGAAPQQNTVKVSDVVNPVYQIQSENWPQPAPRFYGTAQDWLNTGGKALDLKQLLQSGHVVLIDFWEYTCVNCLRTLPYLKAWNQRYAKDGLVIIGIHTPEFRFAHNRSNVAAAVKRLGITWPVLVDSNYENWNAYHNNFWPRDYFINMHGYIVADHAGEGGYEEAEALIQQLLHQLHPNLKLPPLLKPLRPEDAPGARCYPMTPELYAGQRGLLEGALGNIPNWAPGRLQQLPAPSGTLEDGVITPVGVWITEPESLRHGRATNNFEDSILLRYHAITANAVIKPESGVPFRVYVFQDGKPVDPSDKGDDIHYDETGKSYILVDQPRMYQLIHNRTFGSHILTLTSNSPDFALYSFTFTSCTEG encoded by the coding sequence ATGATGTCACGCCGTGCTTCCCTAGGTCTCATAGGAACGGCCTTAGCCCTCGGCATTGGGGCCTGGTTCTTTACCAACGGCGCTGCCCCGCAACAGAACACGGTAAAAGTGTCCGACGTGGTAAACCCCGTTTACCAAATCCAAAGTGAGAACTGGCCGCAACCAGCCCCACGTTTCTACGGCACCGCTCAAGATTGGCTTAATACCGGCGGTAAAGCCCTCGATCTCAAACAACTCTTGCAAAGTGGCCATGTGGTGCTGATTGACTTCTGGGAATACACCTGTGTCAACTGTCTGCGGACTCTACCCTACCTCAAAGCCTGGAACCAACGTTATGCTAAAGATGGATTGGTAATTATTGGTATCCACACCCCTGAGTTCCGTTTTGCACATAATCGTAGCAATGTGGCTGCGGCGGTAAAACGGCTCGGTATCACCTGGCCCGTCCTCGTGGACAGCAACTATGAGAACTGGAACGCCTATCATAACAACTTCTGGCCCAGAGACTACTTTATTAACATGCATGGCTATATTGTGGCCGACCATGCCGGTGAGGGAGGATACGAGGAGGCGGAAGCTCTTATTCAGCAGTTGTTGCACCAACTGCACCCAAACCTTAAACTTCCTCCTTTATTGAAACCACTGCGCCCTGAAGATGCTCCGGGTGCTCGCTGCTATCCCATGACTCCCGAGCTTTATGCCGGCCAGAGAGGACTTCTCGAAGGCGCTCTTGGGAATATCCCAAATTGGGCGCCAGGACGCCTCCAGCAGTTACCTGCACCCTCAGGAACACTTGAAGACGGCGTCATCACCCCAGTAGGCGTCTGGATCACCGAGCCAGAAAGCCTGCGCCATGGCCGCGCTACCAATAATTTCGAGGATAGCATCTTGCTACGCTATCATGCCATTACGGCCAACGCCGTCATTAAACCAGAGAGCGGCGTGCCCTTCCGTGTCTACGTTTTTCAAGATGGCAAGCCAGTTGACCCCTCGGACAAAGGCGACGACATTCACTACGACGAAACGGGCAAAAGCTATATTCTTGTAGATCAGCCCCGCATGTACCAGTTGATTCATAACCGAACGTTCGGAAGTCACATCCTAACCCTTACGTCGAATTCACCCGACTTTGCGCTTTACTCGTTCACCTTCACCTCCTGTACAGAAGGTTAA